A region from the Triticum aestivum cultivar Chinese Spring chromosome 3D, IWGSC CS RefSeq v2.1, whole genome shotgun sequence genome encodes:
- the LOC123077575 gene encoding tRNA (guanine(10)-N2)-methyltransferase homolog (The sequence of the model RefSeq protein was modified relative to this genomic sequence to represent the inferred CDS: added 21 bases not found in genome assembly) — MWYLCVFYHRLLDYRRPEVQSLAELFGGPGAGAAVEWRMPENHHEDSPFHLVRLPGDERVAAQIANRSLLVKGIYELWGQGATYDELEKAIRVYPDERKLPYLTPESSFKIIVDSFGKAVSFEEQNAIIKRFTYIPFEGRVNLKKPDHKFFVLETDDYGPQNGLPPVAQKTVFFGRLVGAADRHVVPTYELKSRKYIGPTAMDCEMAFLMANQGLAQPGKLVYDPFVGTGSILVAAAHFGAMTMGADIDIRVVRDGRGPDCNIWSNFEQYKLPEPLCVLRADNNLPPWRPGLKEIFDAIICDPPYGVRAGGRKSGGRKLLKGIIPPYIVPDDKRENHIPSTAPYSLAECVHDLLLLAARMLVIGGRLVFFYPVLRDDDVADAAKFPEHPCFKLVSSCEQILSLRYSRVLLTMVKVEPYTEEVERVGEERHQEFRENHQKWMEEGNLHSAMFSPAEHDGKPKFDKDSKPKYRGKYV; from the exons TACCACAGGCTCCTCGACTACCGGCGGCCGGAGGTGCAGTCGCTCGCCGAGCTCTTCGGCGGCCCCGGCGCCGGGGCCGCTGTAGAGTGGCGTATGCCCGAGAATCACCACGAAGACTCCCCCTTCCACCTCGTCCGCCTCCCCGGCGACGAGCGCGTTGCCGCGCAGATCGCCAACCGCA GCCTGCTCGTGAAGGGGATCTATGAGCTGTGGGGGCAAGGTGCCACCTACGACGAACTGGAGAAGGCGATACGGGTGTACCCCGACGAAAGGAAGCTGCCGTACCTGACGCCGGAGAGCTCGTTCAAGATTATCGTCGACAGCTTCGGCAAGGCGGTCAGCTTCGAAGAACAGAATGCGATTATAAAGAGGTTCACTTACATCCCATTCGAG GGCCGTGTTAATTTGAAGAAGCCCGATCACAAGTTCTTTGTCTTGGAGACTGATGATTATGGGCCACAAAATGGCCTTCCACCAGTTGCTCAGAAGACGGTATTCTTTGGCCGGCTGGTTGGAGCAGCAGATAGGCATGTAGTGCCGACATATGAGTTGAAGAGCAGGAAGTACATTGGTCCGACTGCAATGGACTGTGAAATGGCGTTTCTCATGGCCAACCAAGGGCTCGCACAGCCTGGGAAACTTGTGTATGACCCTTTTGTTGGCACCGGGAGTATTTTAGTGGCCGCTGCACATTTTGGAGCCATGACTATG GGTGCAGATATTGATATAAGAGTTGTGCGGGATGGTCGTGGCCCCGATTGCAATATTTGGAGCAACTTTGAGCAG TACAAGTTGCCAGAGCCTTTGTGTGTGCTACGAGCAGATAACAACCTGCCACCTTGGCGTCCAGGATTGAAGGAG ATATTTGATGCAATCATCTGCGACCCCCCATATGGTGTCCGAGCTGGTGGGCGAAAGTCCGGTGGTCGGAAGCTCCTAAAAGGCATCATCCCTCCGTACATAGTTCCGGACGACAAGAGAGAGAACCATATTCCATCAACCGCGCCATACAGTCTTGCAGAATGCGTTcatgacctcctcctccttgctgcgaGAATGCTGGTGATTGGTGGCAGGCTGGTCTTCTTCTACCCGGTCTTGCGGGATGATGATGTTGCCGACGCAGCAAAATTTCCGGAGCACCCCTGCTTCAAGCTGGTCTCCTCCTGCGAGCAGATCCTAAGCCTGCGGTACAGCCGGGTTCTGCTGACGATGGTGAAGGTTGAGCCGTACACAGAAGAGGTCGAGAGGGTAGGCGAGGAACGGCACCAGGAGTTCAGGGAGAACCACCAGAAATGGATGGAGGAGGGCAACCTGCACTCTGCTATGTTCAGCCCGGCTGAGCATGATGGGAAGCCCAAATTCGATAAAGATTCCAAGCCGAAGTACAGGGGAAAGTACGTGTAG
- the LOC123077576 gene encoding prefoldin subunit 6 yields the protein MASSLATAPAAVREMQSDLESQANALSKIQKDISKNHEVRKQFTIQVGENELVLKELELLNEGANVYKLIGPVLVKQDNAEAKANIKKRIEYITAELERMDRALKDLEEKQNSKKESIIKLQQKMQAVQAKAQA from the exons ATGGCGTCGTCGTTGGCAACGGCACCGGCTGCTGTACGTGAAATGCAGAGCGACCTTGAGTCCCAGGCCAACGCCCTCAGCAAGATCCAGAAAG ACATCTCCAAGAACCACGAGGTCCGCAAGCAGTTCACCATCCAGGTCGGCGAGAATGAACTCGTCCTCAAG GAGCTGGAGCTGCTGAATGAAGGGGCAAACGTGTACAAGCTGATTGGGCCAGTGTTGGTCAAGCAGGACAATGCAGAGGCGAAGGCCAACATCAAGAAGCGCATCGAGTACATCACGGCTGAGCT AGAGAGAATGGATCGGGCGCTCAAGGACTTGGAGGAGAAACAGAATAGCAAGAAGGAATCG ATAATCAAGCTGCAACAGAAGATGCAGGCTGTACAAGCGAAGGCTCAGGCGTAA